TTTCAGAAGCTAGACTGACGCGATCCAACTGAACTCCTTTAGTCAGCTTTTTAAGATCGGCGATAATCTCATCCATTGATTGATATCTGTCCTCAGGCTTTTTCTCCATTGCCTTGAGCATAATCATTTTTAGACCAGTGGAAACGCCGAGGCTCTGATTGATAGCTGGTGGCGCTTCACTTATGTGCTTATTGGCCGTATCCACAAAGGTTTCACCGACAAATGGCGGCACGCCTGACAATGCCGCATACATCACACAGCCAAAAGAATAAATATCCGATCTTTGATCAACACGCTTGCCTAAAGCCTGTTCAGGACTCATGTAGAGAGGTGTGCCTAAAACAACACCGGTTTTGGTTAGCCCCTGGCTTTTTATTACATCGCCATCATCGGTCAAAACTTTGGCTATACCAAAATCAACTATTTGAACTTTAGTGTGTCCTTCCCCGCCACTTCTGGCAAGCATAATATTTTCCGGCTTCAAATCTCGGTGCACGACTGAGTGCTCATGCGCAAGCGCTAACGCCTGAGCAATTTGTAGAAATATGTGCACAGCTTCCGTTTGTTCTAAAGGACCGTCACGGCGAACTTTACGTTCCAGACTAATTCCATCGATCCAATCCATTACTAGATAAGGCACGTCTTTATTTATACCGAAGTCGTGCACCTGACAGATTGAGGGATGCTTGAGAGAGCTGGCCGATTTAGCTTCACCAATAAAGCGCTGGCGCATTTCCTCGTCGTAGGCACATTCCTTGCGCAAAACCTTTACGGCAAAATTGCCGCCCGTATAACGGTTCTTAACCTTGTAGATTGCACCCATGCCTCCTTCGCTTACCTTTCCGATTACGTGGTATTGCTCGGGGAGTATGGGTAACTGATTGTCATTGTCACTGACCATATCTATTTTTCCGGATTATTCTCAGTTGCTTCAACTGGTTGCGGCAACGCAACTTGTGGTGGTAGAGGATCGGCACTAGTCGATGTTACAGAAGATGCAGCCGGACTAGATTCAACGACGGGTGCAACATTTTCCACTACCGGTGGCGCCAGAGTTTCAGCAGTTGCCGGTTTTGCAGTTGTTTCAGCAGTTGCAGGTGCTTCCGGTGTTGCCGTCGCTGGCGGTGCGCTAACAGTTTCGCTGACTGGCGGCTTTACCTCGACAGCTGTCGGCAATACTTTGCCAGCGCCGGCATTTTGTGTAATCGACAAATCAACTTTGTCGGCTTCCTCGTTCTTTTTCAAATTGCGCAACACTTTGCTATAGGTTCTAAGCGTCACCATTCTCTGCACTTGCGGCAAACTTGGATATTTCGCGTAGAGTGCAACTGAATCTTTCAATATAGGTTCGGCAGCGGCATAGTCATGCTTATCCAAATAAAGTCCTGATAAGTCAGCTTGCATTTTAACAATAGCTCTTTCGTCAGGACGACTTGCTCCTTTGTGATAGTCGACAATTGATTTTTGATATCCGATTGCTTGATCAAGTTTTTTCTGTGCTTTGGTTGCCGTAACCAACTTTTGCAAAACGGGCACGCGTGTTGAACTTTTAGCTCCATCTCTCAAAGTAACAACCTGCAAGACGTAGGCAAAAGTTTTCTCCGCATTCGCCCATTGCTTAGCTACTTCGTACCGGCATCCCGATGACCAATATTGGTTAATTGCCTGAGTCTGCGTATCAAAAGCGGCTTTCTGAGCAGCAGTCATTGCTTTAGTTGCCTTTTGAAACGATTTGTTCAAAGCATTCTTGTGACCAAGTCCTGCGGACATTCCGGCTCCGGCACCAGTGCCTGCAGCACCGGCACGCAAATCACCAAATTCCATAATGCTCTGCGCCTTAGCAGGCAGCAAACAGAGGGACAAAAGCAAAGCAGAAGATATTGCAGAAGATCGCATAAGTTCGCCCTATCGCCAGAAAGCTATACCCCTATTATGCATTTCATAATCGAAGGGCGTAGGCTCTTCACTAAATACGTTACGCGCATGTATCCTAAAGTTATGGTCGTTTTAAGGAGTCATTTATGATGAGAGCCATTTTGAGACTGGTACTCACAGCTTTGGCCTTTGTAGCAGTGCTGCCGATGATTCCCGGTATAGACTTTCACGGCAGCTTCCTATCCGCCCTTTTAATATCGCTACTTTTCGGCTTAATGTTGTGGCTTATTGAACTCGGTGTCGGCTTAATCGCTGCTTTATGGACGGTTGCATCCCTGGGCTTGGCTCTTTTGTGGCTGATTCCTCTATGGGTGATTGGATTCTGGGTTTTGCCGGCTCTCGCACTTTTATTAACTGCTCACTTTGTGCCACAACATTTAACGATAACAGGCTTCTGGCCGGCAGCACTAGCCGGATTGGTAATGATGCTAATAGGTCTTGTCACAAGTAAAACATTCAAACACAGAGCAAAAGACTGATAATGAAAATCCCGGCATTACTGTTGGTCATTTGTGTGTCTGTTCTTGCCGCTCAAGCGCAAGAAGGCAAGCCCTTTGAATTAAAAGCTTCTGAAAGCAAACTTTACATAGATCCTGACTGGGCAACATCAGACACCGAAGACAAACTCTTACCGGATAAATTGGCACCACTAATTCCCGGGCATCGCCTGGCTGAACAAGGCCAAATTCAAGAAACTGCGGTGACTAAAGTGAAGCTAAAAGAAGACGTCAATCACGGCGAAATTCCAGTGGGTGTATTAGGAGCGTATACCGAAGGTGATGACGGCACGATTACAAAGATTCTTCCCGGCAGTGATTTATTACGTCTGGGTGTTGTCGTAGGCGACAAGATACGAAAAATAGACGGTGCTGTCCACACAAATGCCGACAATTTTCGCAATGCTTGCCGCGGTTTACCTGGGTCAACGATGATTTTAACGATAGAGCGCAATGGACAAACAGCGCCATATATTATTAAGCGCACCGATGCGCGCCTCTATACAAATGACAGCGACGGCTATTACAAATGGTGCGTTGAGCAAATCAAACGCTGGTGAATCAAGCCGCTGTTGCTTGCAATGCTAAAGGATTAGGAGTCGGTTCAGCAATTTTCTTCATCGTGTGACTGTCTGTATGATGAAAGGCTTCATCTCTGCCTTTTATCATCATCACGGTGTCTTCATCATAAGACCAGGTACCGTCATCATTGATTGTTACTTTGATGCGGAATTCAACAGTCTTGTAGGCGTATTCAAGAAAAGGGTTAGACGAAATACCATTTGTCACAACTCCATGTTCTGCCACAAGCTCAAACGATTTGGCGTCTTTGGCTGCTTTACCGATAGCCAAAACCGTTTGTCCACGCGGTATAGCTACTGTGTGAATGACCGTTTCTGTTGCCGGCTCCCAGAGCCAGTAACCAACTTGATCATGGAATGTTTTTACTTCGCCGGGCTTAGTTATATGCGTGTGATAGCGCAATCCGTAAAGAAGTTGCGGTCCATTAAGTGCTGGATCAATCGGCTGCAATTCATATCTCTCCACGTAGATATTTCCCTTCTTGCCGGTTGCCACCGGGTGAAGGTCACTGCCATCTTCGCCATGCCAAATTCCAGCCATTCCCGTTAATGGACCGAGATTTTTCAAGGTGTCTATATTGACATTGCTCGGTTCTGTAAAAATATCTTGAGGAAAGTCGCTCATAGTGTCTCCTTCGGTGCGTCTCCATTACCTTTTACCACGCAAATTAGCCAGGCAACGTAAATATTGCCGATAGTTCATAGATTTTTGGCTATTTTCAGGAATTTAACTGGGTAGAATCTAGATAGACCTCCTGAAAGGCTCGCTATGACCGATCTCACGCTAATTAGGGATCTAGGTTGCGTGTGGCTCGCCGCACTCCTAGCAGGCTTTTTCTGCATTCGTTTCAAACAGCCTGTTATTGCCGGTTACGTACTGGCCGGAGTAGCAATCGGTCCCTACGGGGCATCCTTAATAAACAATACTGAGCAGATTGAAACGCTGGCCGAATTAGGCGTAGCGCTGCTCTTGTTCGTTTTGGGACTAGAAGTCTCATTTAAAAAGGTCTTTTCGTCAGCCAAGCGTGTTTTGGCCGCTGCGCTCAGTCAGCTGATAGTTACAATTGCCTGCGCCTGGCTATTTGCTCAGGCGACAGGTCTAGTT
The Candidatus Obscuribacterales bacterium DNA segment above includes these coding regions:
- a CDS encoding serine/threonine protein kinase, whose protein sequence is MVSDNDNQLPILPEQYHVIGKVSEGGMGAIYKVKNRYTGGNFAVKVLRKECAYDEEMRQRFIGEAKSASSLKHPSICQVHDFGINKDVPYLVMDWIDGISLERKVRRDGPLEQTEAVHIFLQIAQALALAHEHSVVHRDLKPENIMLARSGGEGHTKVQIVDFGIAKVLTDDGDVIKSQGLTKTGVVLGTPLYMSPEQALGKRVDQRSDIYSFGCVMYAALSGVPPFVGETFVDTANKHISEAPPAINQSLGVSTGLKMIMLKAMEKKPEDRYQSMDEIIADLKKLTKGVQLDRVSLASERQRKRKMIITAVIFIAAFLLMYLAGGFLQDLLSDAP
- a CDS encoding phage holin family protein; the encoded protein is MMRAILRLVLTALAFVAVLPMIPGIDFHGSFLSALLISLLFGLMLWLIELGVGLIAALWTVASLGLALLWLIPLWVIGFWVLPALALLLTAHFVPQHLTITGFWPAALAGLVMMLIGLVTSKTFKHRAKD
- a CDS encoding heme-binding beta-barrel domain-containing protein gives rise to the protein MSDFPQDIFTEPSNVNIDTLKNLGPLTGMAGIWHGEDGSDLHPVATGKKGNIYVERYELQPIDPALNGPQLLYGLRYHTHITKPGEVKTFHDQVGYWLWEPATETVIHTVAIPRGQTVLAIGKAAKDAKSFELVAEHGVVTNGISSNPFLEYAYKTVEFRIKVTINDDGTWSYDEDTVMMIKGRDEAFHHTDSHTMKKIAEPTPNPLALQATAA